The Kribbella sp. NBC_00662 nucleotide sequence GCGCGGAGACCTGCATCCCGCCGGCCATCGCCTTCCCGAAGGCGGCCAGATCGGGTACGACGCCGAGCAGCTCGCCCGCGCCGCCCGGTGCGACGCGGAAGCCGCTGATGATCTCGTCGAAGATCAGCAGTGACCCGTGCTGCCTGGTCAGCTCGCGGAGCGCCTCGAGATAGCCAGGTCGAGGCGTGATACAGCCGGTGTTGCACAACAACGGCTCGAGGATGACGGCCGCGATGTCGTCGCCGCACCGCAACAACACGTCGGAGACGGTGGCGAGGTCGTTGTAGGGGAGGATGATCAGGTCGTCGGCGTCGTGGCGCGGTTGGCCCGCGGTACCGCCGACCGCGGTGGGATGCCGGGCGTCGCCGGCCAGGGCGAGATCCGGGTGCACGCTGTAAAGCACCGGGTCGAGCCAGCCGTGGTAGTTGCCTTCGAACTTCACGATCTTCGGCCGCCCGGTATGCCCGCGGGCGAGCCGGATAGCGCCGTGCACAGCCTCCGAGCCGACGCTGTTGAAGCGCACCAGCTCGGCGGCGGGCACCATGGCGCACAGGCGTTCAGCGACCTGTGCCTCGAGTTCGTGCTGTGCGGCGTACGCGACGCCACGGCGTACCTGGGCCGAGACAGCGTCGGCGACGAGTGGTGCGGCGTGACCGAGGAGGTTGGGGCCCTGGCCGAGCACGTAGTCCAGGTAGCGGTTGCCGTCCACATCCCAGAGCTCTGCCCCAAGTGCGTGATCCACGAACAGCGGCCGGTCGGCACGGCGTGCGTCACTGGAGACCCCGCCGGCGATCACCTGCCGGGCACGCTTGTACAGGCGATCGGCGCGGTCGTGGGTCCTCTGCACAAGTGCCTCCGGGGC carries:
- a CDS encoding aspartate aminotransferase family protein; this translates as MQRTHDRADRLYKRARQVIAGGVSSDARRADRPLFVDHALGAELWDVDGNRYLDYVLGQGPNLLGHAAPLVADAVSAQVRRGVAYAAQHELEAQVAERLCAMVPAAELVRFNSVGSEAVHGAIRLARGHTGRPKIVKFEGNYHGWLDPVLYSVHPDLALAGDARHPTAVGGTAGQPRHDADDLIILPYNDLATVSDVLLRCGDDIAAVILEPLLCNTGCITPRPGYLEALRELTRQHGSLLIFDEIISGFRVAPGGAGELLGVVPDLAAFGKAMAGGMQVSALVGSAEVMGTIADGKVAHAGTFNSHPVGMAAADAVLHHLDEHRADVYPALNTTGRRLMAGLRAAAAKHGVPLLVEGPGPVFQTYITDQTEVIDYRSFAACDRAAMARFHAGLFAAGINIVPRGLWFLSTEHTADQVDETIAAAESVLASL